The nucleotide window CGATATACGTAGACGAAACGCATCCATCACGGGATTCCTGATTAGGCACGAAGATCAGGGGCCCATGCAATACCAGAACATATGGTTCGGGAAAAGAGCCAATCGTGCCAGAGAAAAATCGATAATAAATTCGCAACAAGCGCCAAACTATTGCAAAGGCTCATTCATTACTCAAGGAACCTGAACTCTCATTTACATTATTTCAATTTGAATGCTTGTCAGTTGTCACACTTTCCTGCTCAGtgccaaaaccaacaaccaagCAAAACAACATCCAACTTAAGAGGCTGGTTGCTTACAAACAAAATTTGGACGGTCAAAACTTTAAATTCGGACCTACATTTCTGAATTGGTTGTCACTAACATCATTTTCTGGAGGGTAACAATGTTAAaccttttatttataataatcacATATGCTGCATGGTGCGCATGAGGACAAAAAGAGTATGTACAAGAGAACTGGATTGGATTTTAGGCATCTTCAGAGCCGGTAATATATGAAACGATAACTGTTGTGTCGTCAAGCTTGCCACCATAGTAACGGAGCCCAGCATCTTGAGCAGCAGTTGAAAAAGGCGTCTGCCGGTCTTTGTCCTGTGCCCGTTGGCGTGCCAGGGCAGCTATTTTCTGAGCTGTTGCCTGAGGGCTTAAGCCAGCTCTTTTGGCATGAACCACCACTGCCGTGATATCATTATTGTACAAGTTGTCAAACAACCCATCCGTACCAGCGACTATGACATCACCAAGAGCAACACGAATCGTGAAAACCTGACGTGAACAAGGCAATCCACATAAGCATCCAACAAGAAGCATAGATAAACAAATTTTCAAGAAGATTAACTAGTTTATTGACTATGGCAATGGTGAACTACTTAAGGATATGGATGCCAATCGCATGTTATAGAGGGGAATAAttgagacacaaaacataaaaactGTCTGAAAAGAATTAGATAACCACCAAAAGTTTTAATGGCTTGTTATAATGAATGCAAGTAATATGCTAGCATTAACAAGATCATACTTAAATGGTAGTAAGCTTTGTCTGCATTTCCCCAACTTTCTTAAAGACACAGTACCAGGATTTACCATATCTTTCAATGTCCTACAGCCTACAGTAAACTTCCATCTAAAGTAGACTACTTTAACCGGTGGTGTTTATGCTGCAAGTTACTTTGTCAAATTTCACATCTCACTTGCAGCTGATCGGAGATAACATATCTAAAGAGCACATCATAATAATCTAATATGATAATTGACTGTGGGACTACATTGAACAGAGAGTAAATCAACAGAACTACTATAGGACTTAAAGAAACCACTAAAATCAATACATCCTGTAAATAAAGGGATTAAAAACTTGATTAGAgattaaacaaatcaaatacGACACATAAAGTATtataaggtttaattattttgttagtccttataatttcactaaatttataattagatccttatttttttttctctttcaattgGGTCCatacactttttaattttataattaggtccTTACTAGTATAAAGAATGTTAAGAGTTAACGGAATATTTCTCAGCAAATTGAAGGTATCCATAATTAATAACCTAATTAGATCATTAACTACATGTTTTTGGGGAGgaatatttcattaattttaacGTTCACATAAAGGAGCTAATTACAAAGTTAAAAGCAATGTAAGGACCCagttgaaaaggaaaaaagtatAAGGATCTAATTGCAAATTTGGTAAAACTATAAGGACCAACATGATAATTAAATCTTATTATAAATTCAACAAACAACACAAGCTGTCAATAaatcttttttctaaaatttaaacaaaatcaCAATAAAACACAAACACATACACACAAGGAAATGAAACCATGAAGGAATCGTATGCACTGCAAAAGGTGTACAGGGCCACTAGCAAAATCATGTGATATTCGTCActaacagaaattaaaagattttattaacTAATGCAGTAACATTCTCTTACAATCCTGTGCATCTTACCTGACCAGAACTAGGTAAATCGCCATTATTTCCACTTTCCAGCTGATaagtgaaattaaaattatgttgCTGCACCGGGGACCGAAATACAGTGCACCCATCACGGATCACCATAAAACCACTGTCTCCCAAGTTAATAGCATGAAGCCACTGCAGTATCATGAGTAAAGAAaattgtcaaaaataaaatgatgTACCAGAACTGATTATTTATAACATAATGTCACTAGAAACCGTGAAAATTATACTGAGACCAAATATATCACTAACTAGTTTTGTAGGAAATTGTACCATTCAGTCACAAACACAAATGAATCCCAAAAGGAGGGAAAAGGCATCAAAGGAGTCAGAAAACTGATATACGTAGAAATATAATGTGTAATGTCAGAGCTATTGCTATTAGTGTGTCAacatgtttaaaatttaaaacacaaTAAAGTTTGAGGGGACTAGAgccattataaatttataactaTTGGATATTTGGATTAGTGTTGTGTTAAGCATGTACTTGAACTATaccattttaatatattatcacTGAAGGAACAATATTATCAGTTCATCATACAAAGGTGGTAACCTGATCAGTAAGTGTGATAATGCATGCTGTGGAGGAACCCTTAGCTTTTGTACTTAAGTATGCTTTTTCCAACACCCTTGCTGGGTCAATTGAACCTTTGGACTCCCCCGAAATAGCAGCCACTGAATTGGACATGAGCTCACGAGAATACTGTCCAGCATCAACACCATGATCGGCCCAGCCGCCAACACCATCTGCCAGTCCTATAGCTTGTGCCTCAGAGCATATAAAATGAGCATCTTCTCCCCCGGTTTTTTCCTTATCAGGATGGGGTAAGTAGCATGATCCAGATGCTAATTTAAGGGTTTTACCTAAAGGAGCTTTCCTGCAATTATCGTCCAACCATATTGTAAAGCAATGAGACTGGAATTCCACTGTAAATTTTAATTGCCAAGTACTAACGCTAAAATTGAGTCATCCTAAAATATTTGCTTCTCAAAATACAAGTATTCAGAGTTCTTATGTTGAATATATATCTTCATTCTTCAATCTGTTTTAAAATgtacttaaataaaatacactTTTGTTACCAGTACAATCACAAACAAACGGGGAAAAAGTAActaattttccttgacaccgaAAAAGGGGAAAAGAGGGTGTGCGACACAGGGGAGGGGAGAGGGGAGAGAAAGCTTCACcgtgatatttaaataattgatttgaatgtagaaaattcttttctattttttggataCATTTCAATTGAAGGGAGAGAGAACATACGGTTTAGATGAATTAGAAGAATTTGTTGAGTTCTCTTTACAAGCACAAGTGTCACGACGTACACCATGAGCAGGCCCTGAAATAGCGCATGATGATGATCCATGCAAATCTCTAGATGGCAACTCTGTGCAGAGGTAAGAAGTGTGCAAGGTCCTTGCAGCAATAAGATAGCTATAAATTGTACGATTTTCGggttgccaagagcttttcatGCCCACTTTTCTACCATTCTCCAAACCTGTCCTCAAACACAGATTACTCACAACCTTTCTTGACAGTGAATGGCGACGATACCTCAAAGTTAACTTATTATCAGAGCATTCACTGATTGCAGCTGCAGATAAGCGAGAAGTGAGAGCAGAATCAGTAGACACTGTGGGACATGGTGTGGCAATTACAGACAATGTTCTTCTCTGTCTAACTAAATAGGTACAAGCTTCGAAGTTTACAGGGTGACAAAACTTGGTAGTACTAAACAACAACTTCCCTTGTGCAATCAGAACACCGAAAACAACAGAACTTATGGTTCCACCACCTATTCCTACATTTGAACCTTGAATTGCAGTGCCCAATCTTGAAAAGTACACGAGtggcattttttttttcacaaacaatAATTTGGCTTATTCAACTCTATGGAACACAACACCAATATTTGCAACAGACAACAAAG belongs to Arachis duranensis cultivar V14167 chromosome 8, aradu.V14167.gnm2.J7QH, whole genome shotgun sequence and includes:
- the LOC107460095 gene encoding probable protein phosphatase 2C 55; the protein is MPLVYFSRLGTAIQGSNVGIGGGTISSVVFGVLIAQGKLLFSTTKFCHPVNFEACTYLVRQRRTLSVIATPCPTVSTDSALTSRLSAAAISECSDNKLTLRYRRHSLSRKVVSNLCLRTGLENGRKVGMKSSWQPENRTIYSYLIAARTLHTSYLCTELPSRDLHGSSSCAISGPAHGVRRDTCACKENSTNSSNSSKPKAPLGKTLKLASGSCYLPHPDKEKTGGEDAHFICSEAQAIGLADGVGGWADHGVDAGQYSRELMSNSVAAISGESKGSIDPARVLEKAYLSTKAKGSSTACIITLTDQWLHAINLGDSGFMVIRDGCTVFRSPVQQHNFNFTYQLESGNNGDLPSSGQVFTIRVALGDVIVAGTDGLFDNLYNNDITAVVVHAKRAGLSPQATAQKIAALARQRAQDKDRQTPFSTAAQDAGLRYYGGKLDDTTVIVSYITGSEDA